ACCCAATTGCTTAAGTATGAGGTTATCCGCAGTATTGTCACTGTATCGAAGAGTAGCATCGCAAAGCTCTCTAAGGGACATACCTGTATTAACATGCTTTTCTGTAATTGGGCTGTAATTGACTAAATCATTACGAGTAAAGGTAATTCTTTGATTAAGGTCTTCAATTGATTTCTGTTGTAAAAGCGCGCCTACAGATAGAACTTTATGAGTAGAAGCATATGCAAAACGCTCATCTGGTCGATAGTTTATTGTTTGGTTGGTCCCAATATCTAATGCAAAGACCCCGAGTATAGCATCAAATTTATTCTCAAGTTTAGCAAATAGATCTTTAATCACCGTTTCTTGATTTTTCTGAGTATTAATAATTATCACTCCCTTCATCACGAAGTAAAATATTACCATAAACGGAGTGTTAGAACAATTTTTTACAATGAATAAGTATTTCCATCCCTTAAAAAAAACACCATATTCGTATAAAACTAACCTGCCCGTTAGTTTGAGTGAAAATCTTCACAAAATATAATTTTTTTTCCACTAGTTATGCAACAATCTGGCCCGTTTGCTGAACCAAGTAAAAAAGGCAAACCTATTATAGGTTCAAAAACTCGTCATCTTCTGAACACTCTTTTTTGATTTGAAATGAAATTGTCAAATCAAAAAGAAGAGTGTAAGCAGAATGTCACTTTAGGATATAATTTAGGCTTATTTTATGTGCTATTTTGCTCATCCAAATTAAGAAACCCAGCTATTTATGAAGATTAGCTGGGTTTCTTAATATTTACATCCAATCATTTATAAAACTAATCTAATCGGTTTCCACATGTCCATCAAGGTATGTGGTGGAATCCCTTATAGCATATTGTTTTTCTCATACGCATTTAAGGCATTTACACCATGACTCAAGGCTGCTCCAGCTTTTACTGCAGATGCAACGATAATTGCCTCCATAACCTCAACCATAGTTCCCCCATATTTCTTATATTTGTTCACATGAACATCAATACAATAGGGGCAACCAGTCGTATGAGCCACCGCAATCGCAATAAGTTCCTTTGTTTTTGTTGATATTAATCCAGATACAAACGCTTCCTTCTCAAATGTTAAGAAGGCTTTTGAGGGTGCTGGTGCCATTTTTATCAGCTCATTAATTCGTTTTAAATAAGAATTTCGATAAAGAACATCGTCACCTTTGTAAAGATCGTTTGGATTTCCCATGGAGATCCTCCTTCATAATGAATGTTGTCTCCATAATCATATAATCTAAAAGAGGAAAATTTCTGTAACTATATCACAGAAAACGGCTGAATTTTTGTTGTAAATCCTTTCGTTGGATGTTTATGATTTTCCCACGATGTAAAGTAAGAAATCCCTCCTTCTCAAACTGTTTTAGTGTTCGGCTAACAACTTCCCTTGCTGTCCCTAACTCGATA
Above is a genomic segment from Neobacillus endophyticus containing:
- a CDS encoding carboxymuconolactone decarboxylase family protein, with protein sequence MGNPNDLYKGDDVLYRNSYLKRINELIKMAPAPSKAFLTFEKEAFVSGLISTKTKELIAIAVAHTTGCPYCIDVHVNKYKKYGGTMVEVMEAIIVASAVKAGAALSHGVNALNAYEKNNML